In Methanothermobacter tenebrarum, the sequence TAACTTCTACTATAATACAAGGTATGGTGCTGTCGGAACCCTAAAATATCGGACTGCCAACTGTTGTGACCATGCACATCTTGTCGTGGCACTTGCCAGGGCGGCCGGTTTACCGGCACGTTATGTGCATGGGATCTGCACATTCTCCAGCGGAACCTACGGGCATGTCTGGGCCGAATTATACGTCGACGGTAAATGGTATAGTGCAGATGCAACAAGCAGCAGAAACAGTCTAGGTGTAATAAACAGTTGGAACACAGCAACAGCAACAATATTAGGAACATATGCAAGCCTACCATTCTAGGCACGCCCCTTATACTTTTTTATTTTATCTTTTTTACAAAAGAGAGGATGACTAGATACTCTTCTATTATGCTATTCCGTGGAGGACAACATCAACTACGATAGAAGAAGCATCAAATTCACGAAACTGTTTGTGGGGAGATGTAAATTAGCATAAGATGTAGTGGAACCAGCATGTGAAAATTGAGACTTTTGCCTTCTCCACGGGAAACTCTTCACGAAGTCCCCTCCAAGGGGGTGGGATAATCCACTATTATCTCAACCTTGAGTTTAGAACCCTGTTTTAGATCATCTATCAGTTCTTTTTTAAGGTCACAGGCGGCCTTATCAGCTTTTATCATAAGGGTTCTGTCGCATATATAATCGCTTTTACGACACACAATATCCCTTGGATGATCCAGGGTCAGACTTGGATGACCCCTACCTGTTATTTCATCCTTTGCATTCTCTGTTTCTAATACAACTTTGATCATGGCATTTTCTTTTGCAATAGCCTTTTTAAGTTTCCTTGGAAAATCCTTCATGGAAACTGATGAGTCAACACCTATAATACAATCAGCTGTTTTCCCAATTTCCTCGTCCATGGTAATCTCAAATGTAGACTTATGCTTGGAAGTCACATTAGGATGGCCCCTAGCATAAAATGTATATTTCATGATA encodes:
- a CDS encoding DUF371 domain-containing protein, with product MKYTFYARGHPNVTSKHKSTFEITMDEEIGKTADCIIGVDSSVSMKDFPRKLKKAIAKENAMIKVVLETENAKDEITGRGHPSLTLDHPRDIVCRKSDYICDRTLMIKADKAACDLKKELIDDLKQGSKLKVEIIVDYPTPLEGTS